Proteins encoded in a region of the Triplophysa rosa linkage group LG6, Trosa_1v2, whole genome shotgun sequence genome:
- the rab20 gene encoding ras-related protein Rab-20, whose amino-acid sequence MPQATRTKKPDVKVVILGDMNVGKTSLLHRYTERKFKDTISTVGGAFFLKQWGPYNISIWDTAGREQFHGLGSMYCRGAAAVILTYDVTNWQSLAELENRFLSLTDTANADCIFAIVGNKADLTDTHVQGPDTDGEQGDEPQPVVTCPTSPAVLHKQVSREDAIALYSHVLRYKGLEEKACLPADKMCFETSAKTGYNVDALFETLFDLVLPSILKKRSEGESSTVDLESPMAVKTNKAGCCA is encoded by the exons ATGCCTCAAGCCACAAGGACCAAGAAACCCGACGTGAAAGTCGTCATTCTGGGGGACATGAACGTGGGAAAGACTTCTCTCCTCCACAGATACACTGAAAGGAAGTTTAAGGACACAATAAGCACCGTCGGAGGGGCGTTCTTCTTGAAACAGTGGGGACCCTACAACATATCCATATGGGACACCGCAG GTCGGGAGCAGTTTCACGGCCTCGGCTCGATGTACTGCCGTGGAGCGGCTGCAGTCATACTCACATATGATGTTACAAACTGGCAGAGCCTGGCTGAGCTGGAAAACCGCTTCCTGTCCCTGACCGACACTGCCAACGCTGACTGCATTTTTGCCATTGTGGGTAACAAGGCGGATCTGACCGACACTCACGTTCAAGGGCCAGACACAGACGGCGAGCAAGGGGATGAGCCTCAACCCGTCGTCACGTGTCCGACTTCTCCCGCAGTTCTGCACAAACAGGTGAGCAGGGAAGATGCCATTGCCCTGTACAGCCACGTGCTGCGCTATAAAGGTCTGGAGGAGAAGGCCTGCCTGCCCGCTGACAAGATGTGCTTTGAGACGAGTGCTAAAACAGGTTACAACGTGGACGCTTTGTTCGAAACTCTCTTTGATCTTGTACTACCCTCCATTCTGAAGAAAAGGAGCGAGGGGGAGAGCTCCACAGTGGACCTGGAGTCACCCATGGCGGTCAAAACGAATAAAGCAGGATGTTGTGCCTAG